Proteins encoded together in one Camelina sativa cultivar DH55 chromosome 9, Cs, whole genome shotgun sequence window:
- the LOC104710432 gene encoding uncharacterized protein At1g04910: protein MAELRHSSSIGSRSSSSPLRAGGGDEDSSSPHVHDHSPNGGDDEDGRPRHPSRDRDRPIWFHSLFPFFGDDPIRVSPQKNKISLLLILILAIASLISLYGLINHLNTPYLCKKDGIVLNCPHVNESPSPWVNPLSATTSWKPCAERRIGGVSDLPPENETTGYVFIHAEGGLNQQRIAICNAVAVAKILNATLILPVLKQDQIWKDTTKFEDIFDVDHFIDYLKDDVRIVRDIPDWFTDKAELFSSIRRTVKNIPKYAAAQFYIDNVLPRIKEKKIMALKPFVDRLGYDNVPQEINRLRCRVNYHALKFLPEIEQMADSLVSRMRNRTGNPNPYMALHLRFEKGMVGLSFCDFVGTREEKVKMAEYRQKEWPRRFKVTFISG from the exons ATGGCTGAGTTACGGCACTCGAGCTCTATCGGGAgccgatcttcttcttctccgttacGTGCCGGCGGCGGAGATGAGGACTCGTCATCGCCTCACGTACACGATCACTCTCCTAACGGCGGAGACGACGAAGATGGTCGCCCACGTCATCCTTCTAGAGATCGAGACCGTCCGATCTGGTTTcactctttgtttccttttttcggTGACGATCCTATTAGGGTTTCTCCTCAGAAGAATAAAATCTcgcttcttttgattttgattctcgCTATTGCTAGCTTGATCTCTCTTTATGGGCTTATTAATCACTTG AACACgccatatttatgtaaaaaagaTGGGATTGTGCTCAACTGTCCACAT GTAAATGAGTCACCTTCTCCATGGGTGAATCCGTTGTCTGCAACAACTTCTTGGAAGCCTTGTGCTGAGCGGCGGATTGGTGGAGTCTCAG aTCTTCCTCCTGAGAACGAAACAACTGGCTATGTTTTCATTCATGCTGAGGGTGGTTTGAATCAGCAGCGAATTGCT ATCTGTAATGCAGTAGCTGTTGCCAAGATTTTGAATGCAACTCTGATTCTACCGGTACTGAAGCAGGACCAAATTTGGAAAGACACAAC aaaatttgaagatatttttgatGTAGATCATTTTATTGATTACTTGAAGGATGATGTCCGAATTGTTCGAGACATACCTGACTGGTTCACTGACAAAGCAGAGCTATTCTCTAGTATAAG AAGAACAGTCAAAAACATTCCTAAATATGCAGCAGCCCAATTTTATATAGACAATGTTTTACCACGgataaaggagaagaagattatggcCTTAAAGCCTTTCGTCGATCGACTTGG GTACGACAATGTACCTCAAGAAATCAACAGATTACGATGCCGTGTAAATTATCATGCTCTCAAATTTCTCCCAGAGATAGAGCAGATGGCTGATTCACTTGTTTCTAGAATGAGAAATCGCACTGGCAACCCGAATCCGTATAT GGCCCTTCATCTTAGATTCGAAAAAGGAATGGTTGGTCTATCGTTCTGTGATTTCGTTGggacaagagaagagaaagttAAAATGGCAGAATACAGACAAAAGGAATGGCCTCGGCGTTTCAAGGTGACATTTATAAGTGGTTGA
- the LOC109126348 gene encoding uncharacterized protein At1g04910-like yields the protein MGYPKETQIYVASGQVYGGQNRMAPLRNMFPNLVTKEDLAGKEELTTFRKHVTSLAALDFLVCLKSDVFVMTHGGNFAKLIIGARRYMGHRQKSIKPDKGRTVKNIPKYAAAQFYIDNVLPRIKEKKIMALKPFVDRLGYDNVPQEINRLRCRVNYHALKFLPEIEQMADSLVSRMRNRTGNPNPYMALHLRFEKGMVGLSFCDFVGTREEKVKMAEYRQKEWPRRFKNGSHLWQLALQKRKEGRCPLEPGEVAVILRAMGYPKETQIYVASGQVYGGQNRMAPLRNMFPNLVTKEDLAGKEELTTFRKHVTSLAALDFLVCLKSDVFVMTHGGNFAKLIIGARRYMGHRQKSIKPDKGLMSKSFGDPYMGWATFVEDVIVTHQTRTGLPEETFPNYDLWENPLTPCMCKA from the exons ATGGGTTAtccaaaagaaacacaaatttatGTAGCATCTGGTCAAGTCTATGGTGGCCAAAACCGTATGGCTCCACTAAGAAATATGTTCCCAAATTTG GTAACAAAGGAGGATTTAGCAGGAAAAGAGGAACTAACAACCTTTAGAAAGCACGTAACAAGCCTCGCGGCTCTAGATTTCTTGGTCTGCTTGAAATCAGATGTTTTTGTGATGACACACGGTGGAAACTTTGCAAAACTGATCATTGGAGCGCGAAGATATATGGGTCATCGACAGAAATCAATCAAACCGGACAAAGG AAGAACAGTCAAAAACATTCCTAAATATGCAGCAGCCCAATTTTATATAGACAATGTTTTACCACGgataaaggagaagaagattatggcCTTAAAGCCTTTCGTCGATCGACTTGG GTACGACAATGTACCTCAAGAAATCAACAGATTACGATGCCGTGTAAATTATCATGCTCTCAAATTTCTCCCAGAGATAGAGCAGATGGCTGATTCACTTGTTTCTAGAATGAGAAATCGCACTGGCAACCCGAATCCGTATAT GGCCCTTCATCTTAGATTCGAAAAAGGAATGGTTGGTCTATCGTTCTGTGATTTCGTTGggacaagagaagagaaagttAAAATGGCAGAATACAGACAAAAGGAATGGCCTCGGCGTTTCAAG AATGGTTCCCATCTCTGGCAGCTTGCCTTGCAGAAACGCAAAGAAGGTCGGTGCCCTCTTGAGCCAGGTGAAGTTGCTGTGATCCTACGTGCAATGGGTTAtccaaaagaaacacaaatttatGTAGCATCTGGTCAAGTCTATGGTGGCCAAAACCGTATGGCTCCACTAAGAAATATGTTCCCAAATTTG GTAACAAAGGAGGATTTAGCAGGAAAAGAGGAACTAACAACCTTTAGAAAGCACGTAACAAGCCTCGCGGCTCTAGATTTCTTGGTCTGCTTGAAATCAGATGTTTTTGTGATGACACACGGTGGAAACTTTGCAAAACTGATCATTGGAGCGCGAAGATATATGGGTCATCGACAGAAATCAATCAAACCGGACAAAGGGTTGATGTCGAAATCATTTGGGGATCCTTACATGGGATGGGCAACTTTTGTTGAAGATGTAATTGTAACCCATCAAACACGAACCGGTTTGCCAGAAGAAACTTTCCCTAACTATGATCTTTGGGAAAATCCTCTCACTCCATGCATGTGTAAagcttga
- the LOC104710433 gene encoding uncharacterized protein LOC104710433, whose translation MNTIVKRVTGFVTSHSHQLQQERGIRVKVFSGDLDRALTILQKKMQSSGMERLIKATQTHHIKNSEKKVLARKNLERRIKSIDFARKLQSILIKKVRGL comes from the exons ATGAATACTATAGTGAAGCGAGTTACGGGATTCGTGACTAGTCATAGCCACCAGTTGCAGCAAGAGCGAGGGATAAGAGTGAAGGTTTTCTCCGGTGATCTTGACAGGGCGCTGACGATTTTGCAGAAGAAGATGCAGTCAAGTGGTATGGAGAGGCTAATCAAAGCGACTCAGACTCATCACATAAAGAACTCGGAGAAGAAGGTTCTCGCTAGGAAGAATCTTGAACGCAGAATCAAATCCATTGACTTTGCTCGCAAACTCCAATCAATCCTCATCAAGAAAGTCAG AGGTTTATGA